A portion of the Gossypium arboreum isolate Shixiya-1 chromosome 8, ASM2569848v2, whole genome shotgun sequence genome contains these proteins:
- the LOC108464794 gene encoding protein LEAD-SENSITIVE 1-like, producing the protein MKTVRIDALRPRDHIFSDRKSRLYFHHGIYVGDQMVIHLMGPSKTYNLKPCERCGFTPQAGIFKTCLDCFLNVYSLYRYEYDVSYLKLVFKRSGSCSIWDCRPANQVVETAYRLLKDKSFRSYNFSLNNCEDFAVYCKTGMAMSNQRVIWV; encoded by the exons atgaaaacaGTAAGAATAGACGCTCTAAGACCAAGAGATCACATATTTTCTGATAGGAAATCACGTCTCTATTTTCACCATG GCATATATGTGGGAGATCAAATGGTGATTCATCTGATGGGACCAAGCAAGACTTACAACCTAAAACCCTGCGAAAGATGTGGGTTCACGCCCCAGGCAGGGATCTTCAAAACTTGCCTCGATTGCTTCCTCAATGTCTATTCACTCTACCGCTACGAATACGACGTTTCTTACTTAAAACTGGTTTTCAAACGCTCTGGTTCTTGCAGCATTTGGGATTGCAGACCGGCGAACCAAGTTGTCGAAACCGCCTATCGTCTGCTCAAAGACAAGAGCTTCCGGAGCTACAATTTTTCCCTCAACAACTGCGAGGACTTCGCGGTGTATTGCAAAACGGGCATGGCCATGAGCAATCAAAGGGTTATTTGGGTTTAA